One genomic region from Streptomyces sp. NBC_01431 encodes:
- a CDS encoding Mur ligase family protein, translated as MSGHVGGAGPLSPRAKLAVTAGKAAAAVSRAAGRGSGSVIGGRVALKLDPDLLGRLATHLDVVLVSATNGKTTTTRLIAEALRASGPVVSNALGANMPAGITSALAGGSDAKYGVIEVDEKYLAGVARDVTPKAIALLNLSRDQLDRAAETRMLAEKWREGLSGSKAVVIANADDPLVVWAASSSPNVVWVAAGQEWKDDAWSCPACGGVMQRPGDDWFCGECGFRRPAPSWVLSGDYVLDPHGSAWPIHLQLPGRANKANAATSAAVAAVFGVPPQVALERMYQVQAVAGRYDVVNFQGRELRLLLAKNPAGWLETFSLIDPPPTPVVLSVNARGADGTDTSWLWDVDYTRLAGHPIFVIGDRKLDLAVRLEVANLDFRVCENLEECTQLAPPGRIELIANYTAFQDVRRVVGN; from the coding sequence ATGTCAGGACACGTTGGAGGTGCCGGGCCCCTGTCACCGCGAGCCAAGCTGGCCGTGACCGCGGGCAAGGCCGCCGCGGCGGTGTCGCGCGCGGCGGGGCGGGGCAGTGGATCGGTGATCGGCGGGCGCGTCGCGCTCAAGCTCGACCCCGATCTGCTCGGCCGGCTCGCCACTCATCTGGACGTCGTCCTGGTGTCGGCGACGAATGGCAAGACGACCACGACCCGGCTGATCGCCGAGGCACTGCGGGCCAGCGGCCCGGTGGTGTCGAACGCGCTGGGCGCCAACATGCCGGCGGGCATCACCTCGGCGCTGGCGGGCGGATCGGACGCCAAGTACGGCGTGATCGAGGTGGACGAGAAGTATCTGGCGGGTGTCGCGCGCGATGTGACGCCGAAGGCGATCGCGCTGCTCAACCTCTCGCGCGACCAGCTCGACCGGGCCGCCGAGACCCGGATGCTCGCCGAGAAGTGGCGCGAGGGCCTCTCCGGCTCCAAGGCCGTGGTGATCGCCAACGCGGACGACCCGCTGGTGGTGTGGGCGGCGTCCTCCTCCCCCAACGTGGTGTGGGTGGCGGCCGGTCAGGAGTGGAAGGACGACGCCTGGTCCTGCCCCGCCTGCGGCGGTGTGATGCAGCGGCCGGGCGACGACTGGTTCTGCGGCGAGTGCGGTTTCCGCCGCCCGGCGCCCAGTTGGGTCCTCAGCGGCGACTACGTGCTGGACCCGCACGGCTCGGCCTGGCCGATCCATCTGCAACTGCCGGGCCGCGCCAACAAGGCGAACGCCGCCACCTCCGCCGCGGTCGCCGCGGTGTTCGGGGTGCCGCCGCAGGTCGCCCTGGAGCGCATGTACCAGGTGCAGGCGGTGGCCGGTCGCTACGACGTCGTGAACTTCCAGGGCCGGGAGCTTCGGCTGCTGCTCGCGAAGAACCCGGCGGGCTGGCTCGAAACGTTTTCCCTCATCGACCCGCCGCCCACGCCGGTCGTGCTGTCCGTCAACGCCCGCGGCGCGGACGGCACGGACACGTCCTGGCTGTGGGACGTCGACTACACCCGGCTCGCCGGCCACCCGATCTTCGTGATCGGCGACCGCAAGCTGGACCTGGCCGTCCGCCTCGAGGTCGCGAACCTGGACTTCCGGGTCTGCGAAAACCTTGAGGAGTGCACGCAGTTGGCGCCGCCCGGCCGGATCGAGCTGATCGCCAACTACACCGCGTTCCAGGACGTCCGCCGCGTCGTCGGCAACTGA
- a CDS encoding NAD-dependent epimerase/dehydratase family protein, translating into MTKGSAFVIGATGQIGRAAVRALAEDGWEVRAASRSGGGDADWSGGVQRVRLDREDDAALAAALGDGVDVLVDVVAYGQRHARQLTGLGDRIGSAVVISSGAVYEDDKGRSFDTQSEPDGSPRYPVPIVESLATVAPGDATYGTRKVALERELLESAVPSTLLRAGAIHGPHCRSPRELHFVKRALDGRPVRILAYGGRSRFHPSHVANIAELIRLAALKPGSRVLNAADPEAPTVAEISAAVDEVLGVRSEIVPMDGAPEAMVGLTPWSGPHPVVYDMSAAERELGYRPVTGYVSSLPQTVEWLAAELKGRDWRAAFPPMARYGDLFDYAAEDAWLAARRT; encoded by the coding sequence ATGACCAAGGGATCGGCGTTCGTCATAGGAGCTACGGGACAGATCGGGCGGGCCGCGGTGCGCGCGCTCGCCGAGGACGGCTGGGAGGTGCGGGCCGCGTCACGGAGCGGCGGCGGGGACGCCGACTGGTCCGGGGGCGTACAGCGGGTGCGCCTGGACCGGGAGGACGACGCTGCGCTCGCCGCGGCGCTCGGGGACGGCGTCGACGTGCTGGTCGACGTGGTGGCCTACGGGCAGCGGCACGCACGGCAGTTGACCGGCCTCGGCGACCGGATCGGGTCGGCGGTGGTGATCTCCAGCGGCGCGGTGTACGAGGACGACAAGGGGCGCAGCTTCGACACCCAGAGCGAACCGGACGGATCGCCGCGCTACCCGGTCCCGATCGTCGAATCGCTGGCCACGGTGGCGCCCGGCGATGCCACGTACGGCACCAGGAAGGTCGCGCTGGAGCGGGAGCTCCTTGAGTCGGCGGTGCCTTCGACGCTGCTGCGTGCGGGCGCCATCCATGGTCCGCACTGCCGCAGCCCGCGTGAACTCCACTTCGTGAAGCGGGCGTTGGACGGGCGGCCGGTGCGGATCCTGGCGTACGGCGGCCGCAGCCGCTTCCATCCCTCGCACGTGGCCAACATCGCCGAGCTGATCCGGCTGGCCGCGCTCAAGCCCGGCTCGCGGGTGCTGAACGCGGCGGATCCCGAGGCACCGACGGTCGCGGAGATCAGCGCTGCCGTCGATGAGGTGCTGGGGGTGCGCAGCGAGATCGTGCCGATGGACGGTGCGCCGGAGGCGATGGTCGGGCTTACACCGTGGAGTGGTCCGCATCCGGTCGTGTACGACATGTCGGCGGCCGAACGGGAGCTGGGCTACCGGCCGGTGACCGGGTACGTTTCATCGCTGCCGCAGACGGTCGAGTGGCTCGCCGCCGAGCTGAAGGGCCGGGACTGGCGCGCGGCGTTCCCGCCGATGGCCAGGTACGGCGACCTCTTCGACTACGCGGCCGAGGACGCCTGGCTGGCCGCGCGCCGCACCTGA
- the def gene encoding peptide deformylase, which produces MRHRPIPGSSGSVREMSLLGDRLLHAPCEAVTDFGPALHRLVQDMFATMYAADGVGLAANQIGVAQRVFVYDCPDDEDVRHLGYVVNPRLVVADGAEVRGPEGCLSLPGVEAQTARFDRAVVEGVDLSGAPVRIEGTGFFARCLQHECDHLEGVVYADRVTGRHKSRLRRAIRKAPWS; this is translated from the coding sequence ATGCGTCACCGCCCCATTCCCGGCAGTTCCGGCTCCGTACGAGAGATGAGTCTCCTCGGCGACCGGTTGCTCCACGCCCCGTGCGAAGCCGTCACCGACTTCGGTCCCGCGCTGCACCGCCTCGTCCAGGACATGTTCGCCACGATGTACGCCGCCGACGGTGTCGGTCTGGCGGCGAACCAGATCGGGGTGGCCCAGCGGGTGTTCGTGTACGACTGCCCCGACGACGAGGACGTGCGCCACCTGGGGTACGTGGTGAACCCGCGGCTCGTGGTGGCGGACGGGGCGGAGGTGCGCGGCCCCGAGGGCTGTCTGTCGCTGCCCGGCGTCGAGGCGCAGACCGCGCGCTTCGACCGCGCGGTGGTGGAGGGCGTGGACCTCTCCGGCGCTCCCGTGCGGATCGAGGGCACCGGGTTCTTCGCCCGCTGCCTCCAGCACGAGTGCGACCACCTGGAGGGCGTGGTGTACGCCGACCGCGTCACGGGCCGCCACAAGTCCCGCTTGCGGCGCGCCATCCGAAAGGCCCCCTGGAGCTGA
- a CDS encoding 6-phosphofructokinase — MRIGVLTSGGDCPGLNAVIRSVVHRAVVDHGDEVIGFHDGWRGLLEADYRKLDLDAVGGILARGGTILGSSRVQPAHLRDGVERAKGHVAELGLDAIIPIGGEGTLKAATLLSDAGLPIVGVPKTIDNDIASTDVTFGFDTAVGVATEALDRLKTTAESHQRVLIVEVMGRHTGWIALHSGMAAGAHAIVVPERPFDIDELTELVGRRFSAGKKFAIVVVAEGAKPREGSMQFDVGGTDMYGHERFAGVARQLSIELEQRLNKEARPVILGHVQRGGTPTAYDRVLATRFGWHAVEAAHRGEFGMLTALRGTDIVMVPLAEATATLKTVPAERYAEAECVL, encoded by the coding sequence ATGCGAATTGGTGTGCTCACCTCCGGCGGCGACTGCCCCGGCCTGAACGCCGTCATCCGATCCGTCGTGCATCGCGCGGTGGTCGACCACGGCGATGAGGTCATCGGCTTCCACGACGGCTGGAGGGGCCTCCTCGAAGCCGACTACCGCAAACTCGACCTCGACGCGGTCGGCGGCATCCTCGCCCGCGGCGGCACCATCCTCGGCTCCTCCCGCGTCCAGCCCGCGCATCTGCGTGACGGCGTCGAGCGGGCGAAGGGGCACGTCGCCGAGCTCGGCCTCGACGCGATCATCCCGATCGGCGGCGAGGGCACCCTCAAGGCCGCGACGCTGCTCTCGGACGCGGGCCTGCCCATCGTCGGCGTGCCGAAGACCATCGACAACGACATCGCCTCCACCGACGTCACCTTCGGCTTCGACACCGCCGTGGGCGTGGCGACCGAGGCCCTGGACCGTCTGAAGACCACCGCCGAGTCGCACCAGCGCGTGCTGATCGTCGAGGTCATGGGCCGGCACACCGGCTGGATCGCGCTGCACTCGGGCATGGCCGCCGGCGCGCACGCGATCGTCGTCCCCGAGCGCCCCTTCGACATCGACGAGCTGACCGAGCTGGTCGGCCGGCGCTTCTCGGCGGGCAAGAAGTTCGCGATCGTCGTGGTCGCCGAGGGCGCCAAGCCGCGCGAGGGCTCCATGCAGTTCGACGTGGGCGGCACCGACATGTACGGCCACGAGCGTTTCGCGGGCGTCGCCCGCCAGCTCTCCATCGAGCTGGAGCAGCGCCTGAACAAGGAGGCCCGCCCGGTCATCCTCGGCCACGTCCAGCGCGGCGGCACGCCCACCGCGTACGACCGGGTGCTCGCCACCCGCTTCGGCTGGCACGCGGTGGAGGCCGCCCACCGCGGTGAGTTCGGGATGCTGACCGCGCTGCGCGGCACCGACATCGTGATGGTCCCGCTCGCCGAGGCGACGGCCACCCTGAAGACCGTCCCCGCCGAGCGGTACGCCGAAGCGGAGTGCGTGCTCTAG
- a CDS encoding lysophospholipid acyltransferase family protein codes for MLYYVLKYAVLGPLLRLLFRPRMMGLEHIPEEGAAIIAGNHLSFSDHFLMPVMLKRRITFLAKQEYFTGPGIKGRLTAAFFRAIGQIPVDRSGKEAGRAAIREGLGVLGKDELLGIYPEGTRSPDGKLYKGKVGVAVMAIRGRVPVIPCAMVGTFEIQPPGQVVPRIKRVAIRFGEPLDFSRYAGMEDEKAVLRAITDEIMYKVMELSGQEYVDRYAADVKAEQSRKFRGIIS; via the coding sequence GTGCTCTACTACGTCCTCAAATACGCAGTCCTGGGGCCCTTGTTGAGACTGCTGTTCCGGCCGAGGATGATGGGCTTGGAGCACATTCCCGAGGAGGGCGCGGCGATCATCGCGGGCAATCACCTCTCCTTCTCCGATCATTTCCTTATGCCGGTGATGCTGAAGCGGCGCATCACCTTCCTCGCCAAGCAGGAGTACTTCACCGGGCCCGGGATCAAGGGCAGGCTCACCGCCGCCTTCTTCCGTGCCATCGGGCAGATCCCGGTGGACCGATCCGGCAAGGAGGCGGGCCGGGCCGCGATCCGGGAGGGGCTCGGGGTGCTCGGCAAGGACGAGCTGCTCGGCATCTACCCGGAGGGCACCCGCTCTCCCGACGGCAAGCTCTACAAGGGCAAGGTCGGCGTCGCGGTGATGGCGATCCGGGGGCGGGTCCCGGTGATCCCGTGTGCCATGGTCGGCACCTTCGAGATCCAGCCGCCCGGCCAGGTCGTACCGAGGATCAAACGGGTCGCCATTCGCTTCGGCGAACCGCTGGACTTCTCCCGCTATGCGGGGATGGAGGACGAAAAGGCCGTACTGCGGGCCATCACCGACGAAATCATGTACAAGGTCATGGAGCTGTCGGGTCAGGAATACGTGGACCGGTACGCGGCCGATGTGAAAGCGGAGCAGTCGCGGAAGTTCCGCGGAATCATCAGCTGA
- a CDS encoding cytochrome c oxidase assembly protein, translated as MDHSGHGMDMNMDLPPFTLTRGLEWSADPFFLTGCLLGLALYAWGVVRLRRRGDSWPVSRMILWTVGVLTIALVMCTKLNEYGMSMFSVHMVQHMVISMLSPILLLLGAPVTLALRALPVAARGRKGPRELLLMLLHSRYMKIVTHPAFTIPLFIASLYGLYFTPVFDFLMESKTGHIAMMVHFLAVGLVFFWPIMGVDPGPHRPGYVMRMLELFAGMPFHAFFGIALMMASEPMIGTYRNPPASLGIDALTDQQAAGGIAWAFSEIPSVLVLIALVFQWYATEKRQARRTDRAADRDGDRELQAYNAYLASLNTRGQ; from the coding sequence ATGGATCACAGCGGGCACGGCATGGACATGAACATGGACCTGCCGCCGTTCACGCTGACGCGGGGCCTCGAATGGTCTGCGGACCCCTTCTTCCTCACCGGCTGTCTGCTGGGGCTCGCCCTGTACGCCTGGGGTGTGGTCCGGCTGAGGCGGCGGGGGGACAGCTGGCCGGTCAGCCGGATGATCCTGTGGACCGTCGGCGTCCTGACCATCGCGCTCGTCATGTGCACCAAGCTCAACGAATACGGCATGTCCATGTTCAGCGTGCACATGGTGCAGCACATGGTGATCAGCATGCTGTCGCCGATCCTGCTGCTGCTCGGCGCGCCGGTCACCCTCGCGCTGCGCGCCCTGCCGGTCGCCGCGCGGGGCCGCAAGGGTCCGCGCGAGCTGCTCCTGATGCTGCTGCACAGCCGGTACATGAAGATCGTCACGCATCCGGCGTTCACCATTCCGCTGTTCATCGCCAGCCTGTACGGGCTCTATTTCACGCCGGTCTTCGACTTCCTCATGGAGTCCAAGACCGGGCACATCGCGATGATGGTGCACTTCCTCGCGGTCGGCCTCGTCTTCTTCTGGCCGATCATGGGCGTGGACCCGGGACCGCACCGGCCCGGCTATGTGATGCGGATGCTGGAGCTGTTCGCGGGCATGCCCTTCCACGCCTTCTTCGGCATCGCGCTGATGATGGCGAGCGAGCCCATGATCGGCACGTACCGGAATCCGCCCGCTTCCCTCGGCATCGACGCGCTCACCGACCAGCAGGCCGCCGGTGGCATCGCCTGGGCGTTCAGCGAGATCCCCTCGGTCCTCGTGCTGATCGCGCTGGTCTTCCAGTGGTACGCGACCGAGAAGCGCCAGGCGCGCCGTACGGACCGGGCCGCCGACCGGGACGGTGACCGGGAGCTTCAGGCCTACAACGCCTATCTCGCCTCCCTGAACACGCGCGGGCAGTAG
- a CDS encoding type 1 glutamine amidotransferase — translation MADNSLRLVWVYPDLLSTYGDQGNALVVERRARQRGLDVHRLDVRSDQPIPTSGDIYLIGGGEDRPQRLAAERLRRDGGLERAASNGAIIFSVCAGYQILGHEFINDLGEREPGLGLIDVISTRGEGERCVGDVLGDIDERLGLPQLTGFENHQGITHLGPTARPFARVRLGKGNGTGDGTEGAYNDTVFGTYMHGPVLARNPQIADLLLKLALDVNALPPTDDRWYEALRAERIASATQPA, via the coding sequence ATGGCAGACAACAGCCTGCGCCTCGTGTGGGTCTACCCCGACCTGCTGAGCACCTACGGCGACCAGGGCAACGCGCTGGTCGTGGAGCGCCGGGCCCGCCAGCGCGGCCTGGACGTGCACCGGCTCGACGTCCGCAGCGACCAGCCGATCCCGACGTCCGGTGACATCTACCTCATCGGCGGCGGCGAGGACCGGCCGCAGCGCCTCGCGGCCGAGCGGCTGCGCCGCGACGGCGGCCTGGAGCGCGCCGCGTCCAACGGCGCGATCATCTTCTCGGTCTGCGCCGGCTACCAGATCCTCGGCCACGAGTTCATCAACGACCTCGGGGAGCGCGAGCCGGGCCTCGGCCTGATCGACGTGATCTCCACGCGCGGCGAGGGCGAGCGGTGCGTCGGCGACGTACTCGGCGACATCGACGAGCGGCTCGGCCTGCCCCAGCTGACCGGCTTCGAGAACCACCAGGGCATCACCCACCTCGGCCCGACGGCCCGCCCGTTCGCCCGGGTACGCCTGGGCAAGGGCAACGGCACCGGCGACGGTACCGAGGGCGCGTACAACGACACGGTGTTCGGTACGTATATGCACGGCCCGGTGCTCGCGCGCAATCCGCAGATCGCGGACCTGCTGCTGAAGCTGGCCCTCGATGTGAACGCGCTGCCGCCGACCGACGACCGGTGGTACGAGGCGCTGCGCGCGGAGCGCATCGCGTCGGCGACCCAGCCCGCATAA
- a CDS encoding TetR family transcriptional regulator codes for METTQHQAGQQRTAAERRRRELLEAADRVVLRDGPKASMNAIAAEAGITKPILYRHFGDKGGLYRALAKRHTDALLAALRSALDAPAERRERVEATLDTYLAAIEARPQVYRFLMHPAEDAPAPEPEQGFDVGRHSAPLLRRMGEDLGVVIAERIDLGPGSETLARVWGHGIVGMMHAAGDWWLGERPCSRAELVRALADLLWGRLAAAGDRLSGPGF; via the coding sequence ATGGAGACCACGCAGCACCAGGCCGGACAGCAACGCACGGCGGCCGAGCGCCGGCGGCGCGAACTGCTGGAAGCGGCGGACCGGGTGGTGCTCCGGGACGGCCCGAAGGCCTCGATGAACGCCATCGCCGCGGAGGCGGGCATCACCAAGCCCATCCTCTACCGCCACTTCGGCGACAAGGGCGGCCTCTACCGCGCCCTCGCCAAGCGGCACACCGACGCCCTGCTGGCCGCTCTGCGGTCCGCGCTCGACGCACCCGCCGAGCGCCGCGAGCGGGTCGAGGCGACCCTGGACACCTATCTGGCGGCGATAGAGGCGCGCCCGCAGGTGTACCGGTTCCTGATGCACCCCGCCGAGGACGCCCCGGCGCCCGAGCCCGAGCAGGGCTTCGACGTGGGCCGCCATTCCGCGCCGCTGCTGCGCCGTATGGGAGAGGACCTCGGAGTGGTCATAGCCGAGCGGATCGACCTGGGGCCGGGCAGCGAGACGCTGGCCCGGGTCTGGGGCCACGGGATCGTCGGCATGATGCACGCGGCGGGCGACTGGTGGCTGGGTGAACGCCCCTGCTCCCGCGCGGAGTTGGTGCGCGCCCTGGCCGACCTTCTGTGGGGCAGGCTGGCCGCGGCGGGCGACCGGCTGAGCGGACCCGGCTTCTGA